The following are encoded in a window of Bacillota bacterium genomic DNA:
- a CDS encoding FAD-dependent thymidylate synthase — translation MKVVLVSHTPNPERVVAVAARQCYSALEAAELTEGLSDEKVGELIRTIIEAGHLSPTEHASFTFAIEGVSRALSHQLVRHRIASYSQQSQRYVNEQGFAYVVPPSVAANPRARTLFERHMEEARETYRELAKLVPREDARFVLPNACETRLVMTMNCRSLYNFFERRLCERAQWEIRELAKEMLERVREVAPRLFSWVGPPCEMRGYCPEGKMSCGRVEQASRHLIAAADVAKNNSGAGGDGRG, via the coding sequence ATGAAAGTCGTACTAGTAAGTCACACACCGAATCCCGAAAGGGTCGTGGCGGTCGCGGCGAGGCAGTGCTACTCCGCGCTCGAAGCCGCCGAGCTCACGGAGGGGCTATCCGACGAGAAGGTGGGCGAACTCATTAGGACCATCATCGAGGCGGGACATCTCTCCCCTACTGAGCATGCCTCGTTTACGTTCGCCATTGAGGGCGTGAGCCGAGCTCTCAGCCATCAGCTCGTGAGACACCGCATAGCATCGTATTCACAGCAATCCCAACGCTACGTGAACGAACAGGGCTTTGCCTATGTTGTTCCCCCCTCGGTTGCGGCGAACCCCAGGGCGCGGACGCTCTTCGAACGGCATATGGAGGAGGCTCGCGAGACGTACCGGGAGCTTGCGAAGCTCGTGCCCAGGGAGGACGCGAGATTTGTCCTGCCGAACGCGTGTGAAACGCGGCTCGTGATGACCATGAATTGCCGGAGCCTCTACAATTTCTTCGAACGGCGTCTTTGCGAACGGGCGCAGTGGGAGATACGTGAGCTTGCCAAGGAGATGCTCGAACGCGTCCGGGAAGTCGCGCCGCGGTTGTTTTCATGGGTGGGTCCACCTTGCGAGATGCGGGGCTACTGCCCGGAAGGCAAGATGTCCTGCGGCCGGGTGGAGCAGGCAAGCCGACATCTCATAGCGGCAGCGGATGTCGCGAAGAATAACAGCGGGGCCGGTGGCGATGGGAGAGGGTGA
- a CDS encoding cysteine desulfurase-like protein — translation MSVDLSSCRREFPSLALRVNGNVAAYFDGPGGTQVPTRVIEAVTRYFREANANCHGEFVTSQRTDEIISAARQAVADMLGAVYADEIAFGPNMTTLNFALSRAIGRALAPGDEIVITDLDHEANRSPWQALEEKGVVVRSVRVNIPECTLDYDDLERAITDRTKVVALGYASNAVGTINDVRRASALAHSVGALCVVDAVHYAPHGVIDVRDIECDFLLCSAYKFFGPHIGIMYGRRDVFGRLVTYKVRPQNPAAPYKIETGTLNHEGIAGVIEALEFIASLGDAAEGVEGHNDGAKTARGLQAHPEGASERSERRSRILAGLRAIELHERPLFSRLMDGLASIRKVTVYGLPAQAERTPTVSFTIEGRRPLDVARFLGQRGIFVWHGDFYATTLIERLGLAKAGGVVRVGMAPYNTMEEVERLLEAVEEFARH, via the coding sequence ATGAGCGTCGATCTCTCTTCGTGCAGGAGGGAATTCCCATCGCTTGCGCTTCGGGTGAACGGAAACGTTGCGGCCTATTTCGACGGCCCAGGCGGAACCCAGGTGCCGACAAGGGTGATCGAGGCGGTCACGCGGTACTTCAGAGAAGCGAACGCGAACTGCCATGGTGAGTTCGTGACCAGCCAGCGCACAGACGAAATCATCTCGGCAGCGCGGCAGGCTGTGGCAGACATGCTCGGCGCCGTCTACGCCGACGAGATCGCGTTCGGTCCGAACATGACCACGCTGAACTTCGCGCTTTCGCGTGCCATAGGACGCGCGCTCGCGCCCGGTGATGAGATCGTCATCACTGACCTTGACCACGAGGCGAACCGCAGCCCCTGGCAAGCTCTTGAAGAGAAGGGTGTGGTTGTGCGATCCGTGCGCGTGAACATCCCCGAGTGCACACTCGACTATGACGACCTGGAACGGGCGATCACCGACCGAACCAAGGTTGTGGCGCTCGGGTACGCATCGAATGCGGTGGGAACCATCAACGACGTGAGGCGCGCATCTGCCCTCGCCCACTCCGTCGGGGCTCTGTGCGTCGTTGACGCGGTTCACTATGCACCGCACGGCGTGATCGACGTACGTGACATCGAATGCGACTTCTTGTTGTGCTCCGCTTACAAGTTCTTCGGGCCGCACATAGGCATCATGTACGGTCGGCGCGACGTGTTCGGGCGCCTGGTCACATACAAGGTACGTCCGCAGAACCCCGCCGCTCCTTACAAGATAGAGACAGGCACCCTCAACCACGAAGGCATAGCCGGTGTTATCGAGGCTTTGGAGTTTATAGCCAGCCTCGGTGACGCTGCTGAGGGAGTCGAAGGACATAACGACGGCGCTAAGACTGCCCGGGGCCTGCAGGCTCATCCGGAAGGGGCGAGCGAACGGAGTGAACGGAGGTCACGCATCCTCGCGGGCCTACGCGCCATCGAACTGCATGAGCGGCCGCTTTTCTCCAGGCTCATGGACGGGCTGGCAAGCATCCGCAAAGTCACTGTATATGGTCTCCCCGCACAAGCCGAGCGGACGCCGACTGTGTCGTTCACGATAGAAGGACGGCGCCCGTTGGACGTCGCGAGATTCCTCGGGCAACGCGGTATTTTCGTATGGCACGGCGACTTCTATGCCACGACCTTGATCGAACGCCTGGGCCTCGCCAAGGCCGGCGGCGTTGTGAGGGTCGGCATGGCGCCTTACAACACCATGGAAGAAGTGGAGCGCCTGCTCGAAGCGGTCGAGGAGTTCGCAAGGCACTGA
- the secE gene encoding preprotein translocase subunit SecE, with translation MQIKDRLGRIGKFLREVRAEMRKVSWPDRKELVSSTVVVVTVVVVASAFIGLIDFLFSQGLALFIR, from the coding sequence ATGCAGATCAAAGACAGGCTTGGCCGCATCGGGAAGTTCCTTCGAGAGGTCAGGGCCGAAATGAGGAAGGTATCATGGCCCGATCGAAAGGAACTTGTGTCTTCGACCGTGGTCGTGGTCACCGTGGTTGTGGTGGCCAGCGCGTTCATCGGTCTCATCGATTTCTTGTTTTCGCAGGGTCTGGCGCTGTTCATTCGATAG
- a CDS encoding cysteine--tRNA ligase: protein MGLRVYNTLTRTKQDFVPRTPGRVDIYQCGITPYDYTHMGHARQYVFWDTVRRYLKWRGFEVFCVQNVTDVDDKIIAKANERGTTPADIATQYHEDFLDVMDRLGVQRPDVFPKVTDHIQDIIRVIAGLVEKGYAYQADGDVFFDVARFPSYGKLSRRSPDEMLAGARVEVNPKKRSAIDFALWKASKPGEPAWESPWGPGRPGWHIECSALALKYLGSGFDFHGGGDELIFPHHENEIAQSEAYTGQEPFARYFVHHAMLNVGDAKMSKSLGNFFAVRDVLREYEPGVIRYYFASRHYRSPANYGADELDSARRAYERLRATLEAARRCLAAPQRGGHADGTEPGVTPAASAARDEAATRAENSPTDELSEAARGAREKFIQGMDDDFNTAVALAAIHDLARCVNDVLHSGSEVDRSALQLAVGAMEELGGILGLFREEGDGGTSGEAETVEGLVKLLVDVRGELRAKREWALADRIRGGLRDLGIILEDTPSGTVWKRER, encoded by the coding sequence TTCGTCCCTCGCACACCCGGGCGGGTGGACATATATCAATGCGGCATCACGCCATACGATTACACGCACATGGGTCATGCCCGCCAATACGTGTTCTGGGACACGGTCAGGCGGTATCTTAAATGGCGGGGCTTCGAGGTGTTTTGCGTCCAAAACGTCACGGACGTGGACGACAAGATAATCGCCAAAGCGAACGAACGGGGCACCACGCCGGCGGACATCGCCACGCAGTACCACGAAGATTTCCTGGACGTCATGGACAGGCTCGGTGTCCAGAGGCCCGATGTGTTCCCCAAGGTCACTGACCATATACAGGACATCATTCGTGTCATAGCCGGCCTTGTTGAGAAAGGCTATGCTTACCAGGCGGATGGCGATGTGTTTTTCGATGTCGCACGGTTTCCAAGCTACGGGAAGCTCTCGCGGCGGTCTCCCGATGAGATGCTGGCGGGGGCCCGCGTAGAAGTAAACCCGAAGAAGCGGAGCGCGATCGACTTTGCCCTCTGGAAAGCCTCGAAGCCGGGCGAGCCCGCATGGGAAAGCCCGTGGGGCCCGGGGCGCCCAGGCTGGCACATCGAATGCTCCGCGCTTGCACTGAAGTACCTGGGGAGCGGGTTCGACTTTCACGGGGGCGGCGACGAACTCATATTCCCGCACCATGAGAACGAGATAGCGCAGTCCGAGGCCTATACGGGTCAGGAGCCCTTCGCGCGCTACTTCGTCCACCACGCCATGCTCAACGTGGGCGACGCCAAGATGTCCAAGTCGCTCGGGAACTTCTTCGCTGTGCGCGACGTGCTGCGCGAGTACGAACCAGGGGTCATCAGGTATTATTTCGCATCGAGGCATTATCGCAGCCCGGCGAACTACGGTGCCGACGAGCTCGATTCGGCCCGCAGGGCCTACGAGCGCCTGCGCGCCACGTTGGAAGCGGCGAGGCGTTGCCTCGCGGCCCCGCAACGTGGAGGACACGCGGACGGCACAGAGCCCGGCGTAACGCCGGCGGCCTCCGCAGCGCGCGACGAGGCTGCGACTCGGGCGGAAAACTCACCAACCGATGAACTCTCCGAAGCCGCACGCGGGGCACGGGAGAAGTTCATACAGGGAATGGACGACGATTTCAATACCGCTGTCGCGCTCGCGGCGATCCACGACCTCGCGAGGTGTGTCAACGATGTGTTGCATTCAGGCAGCGAGGTGGACCGTTCGGCGCTTCAGCTTGCGGTGGGTGCCATGGAGGAGCTCGGCGGCATCCTCGGCCTGTTCCGCGAGGAGGGAGACGGCGGCACGAGCGGGGAGGCCGAGACCGTGGAAGGCCTTGTAAAGCTCTTGGTGGACGTGCGCGGGGAGCTTCGCGCCAAGAGAGAGTGGGCGCTCGCGGACAGGATACGGGGCGGCCTTCGCGACTTGGGGATCATACTCGAAGATACCCCGTCGGGCACGGTGTGGAAGCGCGAGAGATGA
- a CDS encoding ribonuclease III: MTTPTSRADQVERLPAGVLAYVGDAVYELYVRVRLVQGGLRDLDELHRGAVMRVSAKAQARTLAQLDTFLRSDELEVARRARNAHTGRGPRNAAVLDYRHSTGFEAVLGYLYLLGREERLREVIEKALTIADAPPGGPGQ; this comes from the coding sequence ATGACGACACCGACCTCCAGGGCTGACCAAGTGGAGAGGCTCCCCGCAGGCGTGCTGGCTTACGTCGGCGACGCTGTGTACGAGCTCTACGTCCGCGTTCGCCTCGTGCAGGGCGGCCTGCGCGACCTCGACGAGCTGCATAGGGGGGCTGTCATGCGGGTGAGCGCGAAAGCCCAGGCCCGCACCCTGGCGCAGCTAGATACGTTTCTCCGTTCAGATGAGCTGGAGGTGGCAAGGCGCGCGCGGAATGCCCATACCGGCCGTGGCCCCAGGAACGCGGCGGTCCTCGACTACAGGCATTCCACGGGATTCGAGGCTGTGCTGGGATATCTTTACTTATTGGGCCGCGAGGAGCGGCTCCGAGAGGTGATCGAAAAGGCGCTGACCATTGCGGACGCGCCTCCGGGAGGTCCGGGGCAATGA
- the sigH gene encoding RNA polymerase sporulation sigma factor SigH: MLVNAEPQRQPSSAYDDMLDEEIVESARCGERSAEEYLINKYKNFVRAKARSYFLIGADREDIVQEGMIGLFKAIRDFRSDKLASFRAFAELCITRQIITAIKTATRQKHIPLNSYVSLNKPIYDEESDRTLLDVLSGTKVTDPEELVISKEEFMDIESKMGEFLSDLEWKVLSAYLDGKSYQEIAGELHRHVKSIDNALQRVKRKLERYIEKRNEAI, encoded by the coding sequence ATGCTAGTGAATGCTGAACCGCAGCGCCAGCCATCTTCTGCGTATGATGACATGCTCGACGAGGAAATTGTCGAGAGTGCGAGATGCGGGGAAAGATCCGCCGAAGAGTACCTGATCAACAAGTACAAGAACTTCGTCCGCGCCAAGGCGCGCTCCTATTTTCTCATCGGTGCTGACCGCGAAGACATCGTTCAGGAGGGCATGATAGGGCTCTTCAAGGCCATCAGGGATTTCCGCAGCGATAAACTGGCGTCGTTTCGAGCGTTCGCGGAGCTCTGCATAACCCGACAGATAATAACTGCGATAAAGACCGCAACCAGACAGAAGCACATCCCCCTGAATTCGTACGTCTCGCTCAACAAACCCATATACGATGAGGAATCTGACCGCACCTTGCTCGATGTGCTGTCGGGCACGAAGGTCACCGACCCGGAGGAGCTCGTCATAAGCAAGGAAGAGTTCATGGACATCGAGTCGAAAATGGGCGAGTTCCTCAGCGACCTCGAATGGAAGGTACTTTCGGCGTATCTGGACGGGAAGTCCTATCAAGAGATCGCGGGCGAGCTACATAGACACGTGAAATCCATAGACAACGCGCTGCAGCGCGTCAAGCGCAAGCTCGAGCGATACATAGAAAAGAGAAACGAAGCGATCTAG
- the nusG gene encoding transcription termination/antitermination protein NusG, with protein MTRSAEGELAASLEEGPPRQEAGAGDHGTGPGEQATGSGNRPSEPENPDKKWYVIHTYSGYENKVKANLERRVKTMEKEDKIFRVLVPTEEEYEFKDGKKKVIKKKIFPGYVLVEMVMEDDSWYVVRNTPGVTGFVGSGSRPVPLQETEMHDILRRIGVEEARPRIDFSVGEGVRVISGPFQHFSGIIEEIQPDKGKARVLVSMFGRDTPVELDFSQIEKL; from the coding sequence ATAACCCGGTCTGCTGAAGGAGAACTCGCTGCTTCTTTAGAGGAAGGCCCGCCGCGCCAGGAGGCGGGGGCCGGCGACCACGGGACGGGGCCCGGTGAGCAGGCAACTGGCTCTGGCAACAGGCCCTCGGAGCCTGAGAATCCCGATAAGAAATGGTACGTGATCCACACTTACTCAGGTTACGAGAACAAGGTCAAGGCCAACCTCGAGCGGCGGGTCAAGACCATGGAGAAGGAAGACAAGATCTTCCGGGTCCTTGTCCCGACTGAAGAGGAGTACGAGTTCAAGGACGGCAAGAAAAAGGTCATAAAAAAGAAGATCTTCCCGGGGTACGTGCTCGTCGAGATGGTGATGGAGGACGACTCCTGGTACGTTGTCCGAAATACCCCGGGTGTGACCGGGTTTGTGGGCTCGGGCTCGAGGCCGGTCCCGCTCCAGGAGACGGAGATGCACGACATACTCAGACGCATCGGTGTCGAGGAGGCCCGGCCAAGGATCGACTTCTCGGTCGGAGAGGGCGTGCGCGTGATCTCCGGTCCGTTCCAGCATTTCTCCGGGATAATCGAGGAAATCCAGCCAGATAAGGGAAAGGCCCGGGTGCTCGTGTCGATGTTCGGTCGCGACACGCCAGTGGAACTAGACTTCAGCCAGATCGAGAAGCTATAG
- the rlmB gene encoding 23S rRNA (guanosine(2251)-2'-O)-methyltransferase RlmB, whose amino-acid sequence MGEGEVGRPRRSRPLEESERGRPVAAPEERERGATLMGRNPVIEALRSGRPLTKIMIAKGIEPGFATLVRSLARGAGVPVIETGRSALDAFVDGQPHQGVVAVGAAARYHEVDDLLKLAEGTGQALIVVLDGIEDPRNLGAIIRTCDAVGATGVIVPKRRACGLTAAVARASAGAVEYVPCARTANLAREVERLKEHGFWVFGADASATTTIYEADFTGRVALVIGSEGGGISRLLAEKCDFLVRIPMAGRVSSLNASVAAAVVMFEALRQREAARGD is encoded by the coding sequence ATGGGAGAGGGTGAAGTGGGCCGCCCGAGACGAAGTCGGCCCCTTGAAGAAAGCGAACGCGGCAGGCCCGTGGCAGCGCCGGAAGAGCGTGAGCGCGGGGCCACGCTCATGGGCCGCAACCCCGTCATCGAGGCGCTTCGGTCTGGCCGCCCGCTCACGAAGATCATGATCGCTAAAGGGATTGAGCCCGGGTTCGCCACGCTCGTCAGGTCCCTCGCGCGCGGCGCAGGCGTGCCTGTGATAGAAACTGGGCGGTCTGCGCTGGATGCGTTCGTGGACGGGCAGCCTCACCAGGGCGTGGTGGCCGTGGGAGCGGCCGCTAGGTACCACGAGGTGGACGACCTCCTGAAGCTGGCCGAAGGGACCGGGCAGGCGCTCATCGTCGTGCTCGATGGGATTGAGGATCCGCGCAACCTGGGGGCCATCATCAGGACGTGCGATGCCGTGGGCGCAACGGGTGTGATCGTGCCCAAGCGCAGAGCGTGCGGCCTAACAGCCGCTGTGGCTCGCGCGTCCGCAGGCGCGGTGGAGTATGTCCCGTGCGCCAGGACCGCAAACCTCGCACGCGAGGTGGAAAGGCTCAAGGAGCACGGCTTCTGGGTTTTCGGTGCCGATGCGTCAGCCACCACGACCATCTACGAGGCGGACTTCACGGGCAGGGTCGCGCTTGTCATCGGGTCCGAAGGGGGCGGGATATCGCGCTTGCTTGCGGAGAAGTGCGATTTCCTTGTGAGGATCCCCATGGCCGGCCGGGTGTCGTCTCTGAACGCATCGGTCGCCGCTGCGGTTGTCATGTTTGAGGCACTGCGTCAGCGGGAGGCGGCGAGAGGGGACTAA
- the rpmG gene encoding 50S ribosomal protein L33 produces MREGITLECTKCKQRNYRTEKNKRNDPDRIELKKYCKFCRTHTVHKETR; encoded by the coding sequence GTGCGCGAGGGCATCACTCTTGAGTGCACCAAATGCAAGCAGAGGAACTACCGAACCGAGAAGAACAAGCGGAACGACCCCGACCGAATTGAGCTAAAGAAGTACTGCAAGTTCTGCCGCACTCACACTGTCCACAAGGAGACCCGGTAA